One window from the genome of Cricetulus griseus strain 17A/GY chromosome 2, alternate assembly CriGri-PICRH-1.0, whole genome shotgun sequence encodes:
- the LOC100765224 gene encoding solute carrier family 25 member 51 isoform X2: protein MMDSEAHDKRPPMLTSSNQDLSPHIANVGEIKHYFCGCCAAFSNVAITYPVQKILFRQQLYGIKTRDAILQLRRDGFRNLYRGILPPLMQKSTTLALMFGLYEDLSRLLRKHVSTAPEFATRSVAAVLAGTTEAILTPFERVQTLLQDHKHHDKFTNTYQAFRALRCHGIAEYYRGLVPILFRNGFSNVLFFGLRGPIKEHLPTATTNGAHLVNDFICGGVLGAMLGFLSFPINVVKARIQSQIGGPFQSLPMVFKTIWVERDRNLINLFRGAHLNYHRSLISWGIINATYEFLLKIV from the coding sequence ATGATGGACTCAGAAGCACATGATAAGAGGCCCCCAATGTTGACCTCTTCAAACCAGGATTTGTCTCCTCATATTGCGAACGTGGGGGAGATAAAGCATTACTTCTGTGGCTGCTGCGCAGCATTCAGCAATGTGGCGATCACATACCCAGTTCAGAAGATCCTCTTTCGGCAGCAGCTGTATGGCATCAAAACCAGGGATGCAATACTCCAGTTGAGGAGGGATGGGTTTCGAAACTTGTATCGTGGGATCCTGCCCCCACTGATGCAGAAGTCAACCACACTGGCACTCATGTTTGGTTTGTATGAGGATCTGTCACGTCTGCTCCGTAAGCATGTGAGCACTGCTCCCGAGTTTGCCACCAGAAGTGTGGCAGCAGTACTTGCTGGGACAACAGAAGCCATTCTCACTCCATTTGAAAGAGTTCAGACTTTGCTGCAGGACCATAAGCATCATGATAAATTCACAAACACATACCAGGCCTTCCGGGCCCTGAGATGCCATGGAATTGCAGAGTATTACCGAGGCTTGGTACCTATCCTTTTCCGGAATGGATTCAGCAATGTCCTTTTTTTTGGCCTTCGAGGGCCAATTAAGGAGCATCTGCCTACTGCCACTACGAATGGTGCGCATTTGGTCAATGACTTTATCTGTGGAGGTGTGCTGGGTGCCATGCTGGGGTTCTTAAGCTTCCCGATTAATGTTGTGAAAGCCCGAATACAATCTCAGATTGGTGGGCCATTCCAGTCTCTTCCCATGGTCTTCAAGACAATCTGGGTAGAACGGGACAGGAATCTGATCAATCTTTTCAGAGGCGCCCATCTCAATTACCATCGCTCTCTCATCTCCTGGGGAATAATCAATGCAACTTATGAGTTTTTGTTGAAGATTGTATGA